Part of the Stigmatopora argus isolate UIUO_Sarg chromosome 3, RoL_Sarg_1.0, whole genome shotgun sequence genome, AAACTGCCTATCGGGCAGAACAACCCCTAATTGGCCACTTTCTGCCATTGGGCTGTACAtatgacacccctgctctaaattttGAGTGTCTATGAGTGTAAGTATGAATGGTTATTCTTCTCATTGTGACCcgtgattggctagcaaccaattcagccTACTGCCCGCAGCTATCTGGGATAGTGTCCAGCACTCatgcgacccttgtgatgataagtggtacggaaaacgAATCAATAAAGAATGCAGCATAAGTAAGAGTTGGCTTCTGTGTGCAGTAAGATCATCTAAAAAGCAACGACTGATTATGATGGTTTTCTCTGTAGTGATGGGTCATGTGGTGAGCACGGGCTTAGAGCTGGTGGGAACTGCAACATCCCCCCGCCTGAACCAACGCCTGGCGAGCGCCGTGAAGAGAACCGTGGAGCTTGCCGCCAGTCAAAACCTCAGCCCGAGGGAGAAGCTCCACGTTAAGGCCATGGAATTATTCTCACATGGGTGAGTTTAAAATGGCCGTGTCTTATgtcgacgatagacgtccaagccataTAGACTGCGAGGACTGGCGGTGATAATTCGTTGCTCGctctcccagtctaaatggattggacatccatcacaTGAGAATTGGACTTCCGAGATGTTTTGCTGATCTCAACAGCCACACTGTTTCCTGTCCTTGCATCAACTTGTGGTTCTTGTAGGAACTTTTCCAAAGCCAGTGATGTTTGGGAAGATATCCTGGTCGATCATCCCACAGACATgcttgccctcaagtttgcccATGACAGTTATTTCTATATGGGAGCCCAAACCCAGATGAGGGATTCTGTTGCCCGAGTGCTGCCCTATTGGAAGCCTCACATGCCTTTGGCCAGGTGCACATTACATGGATTTACACACACTTCTTGATAAGTGTTTAGTTGAAAAGCAAGAAATGTAACCTTTCATCGATGGTCCATTTTCAGCTATATGAAAGGAATGTATTCTTTCGGTCTTCTGGAGACGCGATTTTACGACCAAGCTGAGAAAGTAGCAATGGAGGTGAGTTGAGTTTCCTTCTGTAATTTTTCCTCATTCACGATGCTATTTGATTCACAGTAGATTTATTTTGACATGCATTAATGAACCACTCATGGAGTCCTTATCTGCTCTGTTGAATAATACAAGCACTATGGAAGGTAGAACACAGTCTGTTCCAGGATGATGATTGAAAAGTTTTCCCGTCAGAAATAATGGAAGTATAATACATTTCAGGATCAAACATTATCGCTTTTATCAACACTGGGCAATTTTAAGTATCTATTAAAGAGGGAGTTTACACGATTTTAAGTTGTTCTTGAGGTTGGGGTTTAGCTTCAGTGCTGTTAAAGGCGATAGATCTCTattccatttcaactggaagtGAATCTTCTAATGTCTTGCGGCAGTCATCCTGCTTTAAATCTGTGTCATCTCACTTCAAGCCAATTTCTTTTCTCAAATTACACTTCTCAACATGCAAAGTTCTACTTTAGTTGTAAAACAGAACACTTGAAATAAATTTTCATCCACAGGTTAAACCGAGGCATTGGTTTTTCTCAGTCATTTCGATGATCTCTTTCTCGTGCAGGGTCTTACGCTGGTTCCTGATGACGCTTGGGCTGTCCATTCGATGGCTCACGTCTATGAAATGACAGCCGAAATAGACAAAGGCTTAAAGTTCATGGAAGGGCGGGAGAAAGAGTGGCAGGTATTGAAAAGCAACATGTTgccttgatgaaaaaaaaaactgcgtgCGTGTCCTGTTCTGCTCGAGTCCAGTGAATGAAACGACCTTGGGGAATGTTCTGGTCAACAAATATTGTGTGATTACAGGTATCGGATATGCTGGCCAGTCACAACTATTGGCACTGGGCACTCTACTACATTGAGAAGGTAAACGCTATAATGAGTTTTCTCAGTCGTGCACAAAGTTGGCAGTCAAATCATTTTTGCAACTTGTATTTGTGATGTGTTTTCTCTGGGGTAATTTGAAGTCCACAGTTGATTATATTGCAAGATTAATTTGTGTATGCATCTGTGCTGAGCAATCTTATCACGCATGCATGTCTCAAGGCTGACGTCCATTTGTTTGCCGCCTCCTTTTCCACAGGGGCAATACGAGGCTGCGCTGCAAATATTTGATTCTCAGGTTAGTTCACTTATTTCCATTCCATTCTTAAGTGGGTGTGCTAGAAGGAATGCATACTGATGGCACGCTGATAATTTTTctcattctcttttatgttatTATTCTAAAGCTGTAGCGTGTTACTAACCATGaagttctttttcatttttgtttaaaaaacaaaacaagtggtgacagttttttttctctttccgaAAGCTGATCAAACGTTGTAAAGTCTCCGCATCCATGTTGGACATTGTGGATTGCAGCTCATTGCTCACCAGATTGGAGATGGAGGGTAAGCAAAATTCATTTGCTTCATTTTCAAGCATTTGCAAATATTCTATTCCAGAGTTTGAACATTCAATTTACCTTTAATGAAGCAGACATTTTATATTTCACGCAGATCACATTCACAACATGAAAATTCAAATTAGTGTATCTTATCCAGTATGGCAAGCTTTCGTGTTTGGAGCCCCTCTAAATCGCATttctaagctttttttttctaaagtttgCTGACATCTATGGTTTTTGTTTGCATGATTGATTATTGAACACTTAGACTTTATGATGTTTTTAACAAATTCATCATATCTAAATAGTTTTTCCAGTTCatcgaggggaaaaaaaacacaagtttccatttgtatatttaaaaactgaacattattTGAAATTGGCAACGCGGAAAATAAAATTGTCGACTGCCAACTTAGACTTTATGATGTTTTTATCAAATTCTTCATGTCTAAATTGTTTTTCCAGTTCAtcgaggggaaaaaacacaagattccatttgtatatttaaaaactgaacattattTGAAATTGGCAACGCGGAAAATAAAATTGTCGACTTCCAACTTAGACTTTATGATGTTTTTATCAAATTCTTCATGTCTAAATTGTTTTTCCACTTCatcgaggggaaaaaaacacaagtttccatttgtatatttaaaaactgaacattattTGAAATTGGCAACGCGGAAAATAAAATTGTCAACTGCTGACTTGCTGGACCAACAATCCTATGATGTCTTAGTAATGTAATATGTTTATGGGATTTGTTATCATTTCAATGAACATCTTTTCGGTATTCTGTGCACCTGTCAGGTGTGTTTGTAAAGGAGCGCTACCGAGAGCTGCTCCAGGTAACGCTTCCTCACACCGACGACCACATGACTCTATTCAACGACCTCCATTTCCTCATGACGTTGCTGGGAGCGAACGAGATGGGAGCTTCTCGCCGTCTGCTGGAAGGCCTCCAGGAGCTGGCTAAGTAATTTCTGCACCATTTCCTCTCTCCGCCACACACCTCAACACCATCTGTCTTACATAAGATCTACCGGGACCTTATGTAAAACCCAGACAGGAGAAATGTTAAGCCTATGATGTGGGACGTGTGCAAACAGAATAGAGAGCAGCAGTCCAAGTCGCAAAGCCCAGTCCAACGATTGCTTCCCCTTGGGGCTTTGTGCTTGTAATGTGTTCAGGCAGCCTGACCACAAACAGTCGTTTCCCATTTGCATCTGGAAAAAAGCCCCTGGAAAAGCTGTTATCTACCACTTCTTTATATTGTCATGTCTTTCAGTGTTACATAAGTAGCAAAAGATGCACGGAAGGATGGGGGTGATGTTCGAGTGGGTGGCAGCTCTTGAAAGATTGAAAGTCAATTCGGAGGTGATAGATTGACACTCTCCACTCTGCTTTAGTCGTCCAGCAATATGTCAAGATATGCTTTAAAGCTTTTCATTTATTGACGTGTCACTTTGGTTTAAATAGTGGGATTTTGCGTAATGTGTACTTCGCAGTAATGCTATACTGTCAGTTAGACAGCtgcgatttattggcaaaagcCAAGAAAGCCTTATGAGAAGAAGGAATCATCTCTGTAGAATGTTGGAGGTGAGGCTAACGCCAGGTTCCTTTACAATCTACGGCAAAACAAATCGGATAGGATTTGGCATTTGTCTTCCTAATAGCTTTATTATTCTACAGGAGCAATGGAATTGAAATATTGTCCCTAACTTGCAATaaccaaaataataaataacagtcCAAAATGATGGATATCaaaagaaacatgaaaccaTTTCAAAAGCTCATCTACTCCCACTAATACACTATCAAATGCATTGTGTATTTGTTATATATTCATTAGTATTTCTTTATTGCTTTAAGTTTAATTGATCTAATTGTGTTAAACGTGTACATATGATTCAACAATTGTAGACGGTTGCCAAATATCTTATCACTGACCAAAGAGTCAGCATTGTACGGGCATTAAATTAGTGATTTGCTCCAATTTTGCTTGAAAAGTTTAGAAGAGCCACTACAGAGCAACTCTTTTAAACACTGCTCTGTATATCAAAGTATCTTCACCTGTACTTCACTTGATTTTTCGTAAGTTGGACAGCACTCCTTATCTTTCAACAGCAATTTACATGTTAAAGTGTTTCGTGATTTAAATATATAGAAGATTTTGCTGTGTATGTTGAAGCAAATTGGAACCATAATTATGCTGTCCTTATTTTTGAGAAGGATGActagaaaatatttgaaatttcaTGCTAAAAGTTCACTCGTGTCAGTTAAATGACTGGAATTGAATGTGTTAGGATTCTTTTATGTGAACGGAACATGTTTGTCCCATTTTCTACCTGGCTGCTCACATAGATCGGAATTGGAACTAATCTAAACCTCAGTAGCTCTCAGGGTCAGTCAAGGGTACTAATCATTATTCACTTTCAAATCCACTGGTCAGACTCCTAAGATGTCTCCATTCTTTTTCTGCTCTCGCCTCTGAAGTTCTTCTGCGGGCTACTAAATTGTTAACCGCCATGTTGCGACATATTGACCGTAAAATCCAAATGTTTGGCTTCGGGACTGTTACTAACCTTTGGCATAACAACGTGTCACTCATGAAAATGAGCTTGTAGATTATTTATCCAGCAGACTGTGTGATAAACTACTCAGCAGCTTTTTAAGAATTTTTGCATCGTGCTTGACTGAATCTCATTTTAAGGCCACTAAGGTTAATGAGTGAAAAATTGTTGCTGCTCTTGTACTGCTGACTTTtatactctttttttatttattttatttttactgtgcTTAatgttttttgctcaatttgaaaGCTTTGATTGTGCAAGATAACTTCTACAGTATCAACACCATATCCTTATCGACAGTTTCCTTCTGTTCATAGGACGCCAGGTGATAATTATCAGCATAAAGTCGCTGGACCAATTGGGGTGCCCATGTGTCAGGCCTTGATGGAATATAATGAAGGACGCTATGATCAAGCGGTGGACTTACTTTACCCTGTGCGCTACAACATGGTGCAGATCGGGGGCAGCGACGCACAGGTAAGAACTGGGTAAAAAAAACTCCACGTTCGGTTAATACGatctcaatcttttattttgcTCTGTTGTCTcttgcataaaaaaaaacaacggttTACTATGAATGTTGGCTAGAGTTAAAGAATGCCCAGCCAAAGAGCTCCAGCTTTTTAGACCGTAAATATATTGCATTGGATAGTGTGAGAATGTTGCACAGTGCACACACATGAATAATGAATCTTCGTGATGGATGCTGATGGACTTCATGTCCCAAAGGTGCCACAGTGTACACACAGTGTTAGGAGAAAGCAAATATGTAGTGTGGAATAGTTATTGTGTATACTAATGGCTTTGTCCACTGTTGTTTGCAGAGAGACGTCTTCCATCAACTGCTTATTCACGCGGCCTTGAAATCAGAGAACAAACACCAGCAGAGACTCGGAAGGTGACATAATTTGGGGAGCTTCACAGGAGATGCAGCGCTGCTTCTTGTCTGCTGagttcattttcttttgtgtgtgaCAGCTATAATACCATGCAATGGTAACATAAAAGAAATGTGATCATGACACAGTGGTCCGGTTCTATTTGTGTTATATCCTGACATTGTACTGATCAGGAGTCCTTTTGGGTTTATGTAAAACTGTCTTTATTGATTGGCTTGTCAGTTTCTATTCTTTCTGAATCTGTGCTCATCTTCACGTGCTGTCGTTTTGAATTCCAATAGATGTCTGGTAGTGGAGCGTGCAGCAGCAAGACCAAACTCCCCACTGACCGATCGTCTGATGCAGAGAGCGATGGCCCTTCAGTAGGATGATTTCAACGTGCGAGCAGCACCACGTGAGGGAGTCGTGTTGCCTCGTTTGATTACGGGCGCCCATCGGAGACATTGTTTTAAGGTGCtgactttttaaatcatttttcacattttaaatcatCTTTCATGTGTTGACATTTGAAATGGTGGCTGAAAAATACGATGTTTTCTTCTGGTTCCACCTGAAAACCAAAAAACCATTGGAAATCGTTGTTCACCATTAATACATGATTTCATGTCAATAAATTATTAATAATCATTAAGCAAGAACAAAAACTTTGCCTCGTTTTTTGTGTGCGTGCCAGGTTtggttgaattcattcattatcaaCACTGCTTACCCATGCAACTGAGGTACAAGTTtgatttcaatatttaaaatccacccccccccccccccccccccccccccaaatgctTCACACAAATTGTAGTTACATGGAAAACAAGATGCAGCTAAAACCCTTCTGAGTGCATTCTTAGTGGAAAAGAGCACGACAATTGTCTTTTTCATTCTTGTCCTATTCTTCTTTTCCTTACTTAGTCTTTGTTGGCTGGCGCTCCCGACAGG contains:
- the ttc38 gene encoding tetratricopeptide repeat protein 38 translates to MDALSYRDCEAWRAEGLPLSTSSNEACKLYDAILTQYVKWRNIESLGGVEGCITAIKAADPDFVMGHVVSTGLELVGTATSPRLNQRLASAVKRTVELAASQNLSPREKLHVKAMELFSHGNFSKASDVWEDILVDHPTDMLALKFAHDSYFYMGAQTQMRDSVARVLPYWKPHMPLASYMKGMYSFGLLETRFYDQAEKVAMEGLTLVPDDAWAVHSMAHVYEMTAEIDKGLKFMEGREKEWQVSDMLASHNYWHWALYYIEKGQYEAALQIFDSQLIKRCKVSASMLDIVDCSSLLTRLEMEGVFVKERYRELLQVTLPHTDDHMTLFNDLHFLMTLLGANEMGASRRLLEGLQELAKTPGDNYQHKVAGPIGVPMCQALMEYNEGRYDQAVDLLYPVRYNMVQIGGSDAQRDVFHQLLIHAALKSENKHQQRLGRCLVVERAAARPNSPLTDRLMQRAMALQ